In Nitrospira sp., a single window of DNA contains:
- a CDS encoding MBOAT family protein — translation MNMLFNSFDFVVFFIVVTSAYFVLPHWLRWPMLLSASCFFYMSFIPIYILILFTTIIIDYFAGIWIENTEAPHKKRLYMLLSVASVCVVLFFFKYFNFFNQNVEALASILHWNYPIEALRIILPIGLSFHTFQSLSYVLEVYRGKQRAERHIGIYALYVMYFPQLVAGPIERPQNLLHQFHEPKAFSWMRLGEGLSLMLWGLFKKVVVADNLAVYVDTVYNSAGRHTGTSLLLATYFFAFQIYADFSGYSDVARGASRVYGIDLMKNFETPYFSTSIPEFWSRWHISLSTWFRDYVYIPLGGNRVSVERNSFNLFLVFLVSGFWHGANWTFIAWGGVHGIYMVVYRLAGHATRFLFPGKRRGKPILVIQALKLIFTFHLVLLAWIFFRADSLATAGQIFRKIAFDHGSLFWDASVIPQALFAIAVLLSLDVFNRMTDYWEHQDSFHIGFRMVYAVALFFVVVLFGVDSGTQFIYFQF, via the coding sequence TTGAATATGCTGTTCAATTCATTTGATTTTGTTGTGTTTTTCATTGTGGTGACCAGTGCTTACTTTGTCTTGCCACACTGGCTCCGCTGGCCAATGCTGCTGAGTGCTAGCTGCTTTTTCTACATGTCTTTCATTCCCATTTACATTCTTATCCTATTCACAACGATCATCATCGACTACTTCGCGGGGATCTGGATCGAAAATACTGAAGCTCCGCATAAAAAGCGTCTGTACATGCTGCTGAGCGTTGCCTCGGTCTGTGTCGTGCTGTTCTTTTTTAAATATTTTAATTTCTTCAACCAAAATGTCGAGGCTCTTGCTTCAATTCTTCATTGGAACTACCCTATTGAAGCGCTCCGCATCATCTTACCTATCGGACTTTCGTTCCACACATTTCAGAGCCTCAGTTACGTCCTGGAGGTCTACCGTGGTAAGCAGCGCGCGGAGAGACACATTGGGATATATGCTTTGTATGTTATGTATTTCCCGCAATTAGTGGCAGGCCCAATCGAGCGCCCGCAGAACTTGCTGCATCAGTTTCATGAGCCGAAAGCATTCAGCTGGATGCGATTGGGCGAAGGACTCTCATTGATGCTTTGGGGACTCTTCAAGAAGGTGGTTGTTGCTGATAACCTTGCAGTGTATGTTGACACTGTCTATAATTCTGCTGGTCGACACACCGGCACAAGCCTGCTTTTGGCTACGTATTTCTTTGCGTTTCAAATATACGCAGACTTTTCTGGTTATTCCGACGTTGCTCGGGGGGCTTCGCGAGTTTATGGTATTGATCTCATGAAGAACTTTGAGACGCCGTATTTTTCAACTTCCATCCCTGAGTTTTGGTCACGTTGGCACATCTCGCTATCCACATGGTTTCGTGATTATGTATATATTCCTCTTGGAGGAAATCGAGTTTCAGTTGAGAGAAATAGCTTTAATCTATTTCTCGTGTTCTTGGTGAGCGGCTTTTGGCATGGGGCGAATTGGACCTTTATTGCTTGGGGGGGGGTGCACGGTATATACATGGTGGTCTACCGCCTGGCAGGCCACGCTACTCGTTTCTTGTTCCCTGGTAAGCGACGGGGGAAGCCGATCCTTGTTATTCAAGCTCTCAAGCTGATTTTCACTTTCCATCTTGTTCTGTTGGCCTGGATATTTTTTCGAGCCGATAGTCTAGCAACTGCAGGACAGATTTTTCGAAAGATCGCATTTGACCATGGCTCGTTGTTCTGGGATGCGAGCGTCATTCCTCAGGCTCTCTTTGCTATAGCTGTGCTTTTATCTCTAGATGTATTCAATCGGATGACAGACTACTGGGAACATCAGGATTCCTTTCACATTGGCTTTAGGATGGTCTATGCGGTGGCTCTCTTCTTTGTCGTAGTCCTATTCGGTGTGGACAGCGGAACCCAGTTTATCTACTTTCAGTTCTAA
- a CDS encoding glycosyltransferase family 4 protein — MPRILLLTQYFPPEIGAAQTRLFELGQELSSLGWEVEVLTALPNYPTGRVFQGYDLRKPVREVIGRLSVVRVPLRPAQKGFVDRLRCYFSFINSVLRWGPTLCTKPDVLFVESPPLFLGHAGVRLSGRWGIPMVFNVSDLWPESAKFMGIVRNGLVLATAEALELSYYRRAALVTGTSNEIIESVRRRCPLTPAEVITNGVDITRFGSQFADDQARSLLGNQARLTFIYAGVMGVAQGLSLVLDVAAAVRDLNHVQFVLIGDGADRELLQRRIKAEGLHNVCLLNAQPKEKIPALLASSTVGFHVLKFSIPGAVPSKIYEAMASGLPILFAGGGEGARRVLEARAGLVVPYDDVQRLAEAVRRLASDPALRRELGSAGRHAAEQLYSRREIAKHLHQLLLGVIGRFGYLGQDDPSYSGGGSRDSDSKVSSSLALPTPPEGGSREERGNQAHETKSWGQG, encoded by the coding sequence ATGCCGCGCATTCTTCTGCTAACGCAATATTTTCCACCTGAAATCGGTGCTGCTCAGACACGTCTGTTTGAGCTGGGGCAGGAACTATCCAGCCTGGGGTGGGAGGTGGAAGTTCTCACTGCTCTGCCCAATTACCCGACAGGACGAGTTTTTCAAGGGTATGACCTGAGGAAGCCCGTGAGGGAAGTTATTGGTCGACTCTCCGTAGTACGGGTGCCGCTGCGTCCTGCGCAGAAGGGATTCGTTGATAGGTTGAGGTGCTATTTTTCATTTATCAATTCAGTTCTTCGCTGGGGACCCACACTATGCACCAAGCCAGATGTGTTGTTTGTTGAATCACCTCCCTTATTCCTTGGGCATGCTGGCGTGCGTTTGTCTGGGAGATGGGGCATTCCAATGGTTTTCAATGTCTCAGATCTTTGGCCGGAGTCGGCCAAATTCATGGGCATCGTCAGGAATGGACTGGTGCTTGCAACGGCCGAAGCTCTTGAGTTGTCCTACTACCGAAGGGCAGCACTCGTAACCGGCACATCAAATGAGATTATTGAGTCGGTGCGACGGCGATGTCCATTAACTCCTGCGGAGGTTATTACGAACGGTGTTGACATAACTAGGTTTGGCTCTCAGTTTGCAGACGATCAGGCCCGCTCGCTGCTAGGCAATCAGGCCAGACTGACATTTATCTATGCTGGAGTCATGGGGGTAGCGCAGGGGTTGAGCCTTGTCCTTGATGTTGCGGCAGCAGTGCGAGATTTGAATCATGTCCAGTTTGTGTTGATCGGAGATGGAGCGGATCGTGAGTTGTTGCAACGCCGAATCAAAGCTGAAGGTCTTCACAATGTGTGTCTGCTCAACGCCCAACCAAAGGAGAAAATCCCCGCGTTGCTTGCTTCGTCCACTGTTGGGTTTCATGTCCTTAAATTTTCAATCCCTGGCGCTGTGCCTAGCAAAATTTATGAAGCGATGGCCAGTGGTTTACCGATCTTGTTTGCTGGAGGAGGAGAGGGGGCTCGCCGTGTGCTCGAGGCACGGGCTGGGCTGGTCGTTCCCTACGACGATGTTCAGAGGCTGGCAGAGGCAGTTCGTCGGCTCGCTTCAGATCCAGCATTGCGGCGAGAACTTGGTTCGGCAGGTCGCCACGCGGCTGAACAACTGTATAGCCGGAGGGAGATTGCGAAGCATCTGCATCAGTTGTTACTGGGTGTGATTGGCCGTTTTGGATACCTTGGTCAGGATGATCCATCCTATTCTGGAGGGGGCTCTAGAGATTCGGACAGCAAGGTAAGTAGTAGCCTGGCTTTACCCACACCACCAGAAGGTGGCTCACGAGAGGAGCGAGGCAATCAAGCGCACGAGACAAAATCATGGGGCCAAGGTTAA